Proteins co-encoded in one Marmota flaviventris isolate mMarFla1 chromosome 9, mMarFla1.hap1, whole genome shotgun sequence genomic window:
- the Cnga4 gene encoding cyclic nucleotide-gated channel alpha-4, protein MSQDSKMKTTESSPPAPSKTRKKLPVLDPSGDYYYWWLNTMVFPVMYNLIIIVCRACFPDLQHGYLLAWFVLDYTSDLLYLLDIIVRFHTGFLEQGILVVDKGRIASRYVRTWSFLLDLASLIPTDAVYVQLGPHIPTLRLNRFLRVPRLFEAFDRTETRTAYPNAFRIAKLMLYIFVVIHWNSCLYFALSRYLGFGRDAWVYPDPALPGFERLRRQYLYSFYFSTLILTTVGDTPLPAREEEYLFMVGDFLLAVMGFATIMGSMSSVIYNMNTADAAFYPDHALVKKYMKLHHVNRRLERRVIDWYQHLQINKKMTNEVAILQHLPERLRAEVAVSVHLSTLSRVQIFQNCEASLLEELVLKLQPQTYSPGEYVCRKGDIGREMYIIREGQLAVVADDGVTQYAVLGAGLYFGEISIINIKGNMSGNRRTANIKSLGYSDLFCLSKEDLREVLSEYPQAQAVMEEKGREILLKLNKLDVNAEAAEIALQEATESRLRNLDQQLDDLQTKFARLLAELESSALKIAYRIERLEWQTREWPIPEDLTEADDEGEPGEGTSKDRGGRASQERPSGPE, encoded by the exons atgagccaagacAGCAAAATGAAGACTACAGAATCCAGCCCACCTGCCCCATCCAAAACCAG GAAGAAGCTGCCTGTCTTGGATCCATCTGGGGATTACTACTACTGGTGGTTGAACACAATGGTCTTCCCAGTAATGTATAACCTCATCATCATCGTGTGCAG AGCCTGCTTTCCTGACTTGCAACATGGTTATCTATTGGCCTGGTTCGTGCTGGACTACACGAGTGACCTGCTCTACCTTCTAGACATCATAGTGCGCTTCCACACGG GCTTCTTAGAACAGGGTATCCTGGTGGTTGACAAGGGTAGAATCGCGAGTCGCTATGTCCGCACCTGGAGCTTCCTGTTGGACCTGGCTTCACTCATCCCCACTGATGCTGTCTACGTGCAACTGGGCCCACACATACCCACGCTGAGGCTCAACCGCTTTCTTCGTGTGCCTCGCCTTTTCGAGGCCTTCGACCGCACAGAGACCCGCACAGCTTACCCAAACGCCTTTCGCATCGCCAAGTTGATGCTTTACATTTTTGTCGTCATCCATTGGAACAGCTGTTTATACTTTGCACTATCCCGGTACCTGGGCTTCGGGCGTGACGCATGGGTGTACCCAGACCCAGCGCTGCCTGGTTTTGAACGCTTGCGGCGCCAGTACCTTTACAGCTTTTACTTCTCCACACTGATCCTGACAACCGTGGGCGATACACCACTGCCAGCCCGGGAGGAGGAGTACCTCTTCATGGTGGGCGATTTCCTACTGGCCGTCATGGGTTTCGCCACCATCATGGGTAGCATGAGCTCTGTAATCTACAACATGAACACCGCAGATGCGGCTTTCTACCCAGATCACGCCCTGGTGAAGAAGTACATGAAGCTGCACCATGTCAACCGGCGGCTGGAGCGGCGAGTTATAGATTG GTACCAGCACCTGCAGATCAACAAGAAGATGACCAATGAGGTAGCCATCTTACAGCATTTGCCTGAGCGGCTGCGAGCAGAAGTGGCTGTGTCCGTACACCTGTCTACTCTGAGCCGGGTACAGatcttccagaactgtgaggccAGCTTGCTGGAGGAACTTGTGCTAAAGCTGCAACCGCAGACCTACTCACCAGGCGAATATGTATGCCGCAAGGGGGACATTGGCAGAGAGATGTACATCATCCGCGAGGGTCAACTGGCTGTCGTGGCAGATGATGGTGTCACACAGTATGCTGTGCTTGGTGCAGGGCTCTACTTTGGGGAGATCAGTATCATCAACATCAAAG GGAACATGTCCGGAAACCGTCGCACAGCCAACATTAAGAGCCTCGGTTATTCAGACCTGTTCTGTCTCAGCAAGGAGGACCTCCGAGAGGTGTTGAGTGAGTATCCACAAGCCCAGGCTGTCATGGAGGAGAAGGGCCGTGAGATCCTGCTGAAACTGAACAAGTTGGATGTAAATGCTGAGGCAGCTGAGATTGCCCTACAGGAGGCCACAGAGTCCCGGCTGAGAAACCTTGATCAACAGCTTGATGATCTACAGACCAAGTTTGCTCGCCTACTGGCTGAGCTGG